In Hymenobacter sublimis, a single genomic region encodes these proteins:
- a CDS encoding SDR family oxidoreductase: protein MQVIDLNDQAVGAILPPVQPLLITGGNGTLGRAFQRLCAIRGIDFIALGRNELDISDPLSVEKALVQHNPWAVVNTAGYVRVDEAENDFKRCYRENTQGPAVLAAACAYRELPFLTFSSDLVFDGNKSAAYVESDMPCPLNVYGNSKRLAERDVLRHMPQALVVRTSAFFSPWDEYNFVYAALRAAHTKQAFEAADDVLISPTYVPDLVNVALDLLIDEERGVWHLANQGAYTWADLARLTADMASLDTSFVVPRSMQALGLAAARPAYSVLGSRQGNLLPSTEERLHTCIPEMLAAITNSVEEPMAVAS from the coding sequence ATGCAAGTTATTGACCTTAACGACCAAGCCGTGGGAGCCATCCTGCCGCCCGTGCAGCCCCTGTTGATTACTGGCGGCAATGGAACCCTGGGCCGGGCCTTTCAGCGTCTGTGTGCCATCCGTGGCATTGACTTTATTGCCCTGGGCCGCAATGAGCTGGATATATCCGACCCGCTGTCCGTGGAAAAAGCCCTGGTGCAGCACAACCCCTGGGCCGTGGTTAACACCGCTGGCTACGTGCGGGTAGACGAAGCGGAAAACGACTTCAAGCGCTGCTACCGTGAAAACACCCAGGGCCCGGCCGTGCTAGCCGCCGCCTGCGCCTACCGTGAACTGCCCTTTCTGACGTTTTCCTCGGATCTGGTGTTCGACGGCAACAAGTCGGCGGCCTACGTGGAAAGCGACATGCCCTGCCCCCTGAACGTGTACGGCAACAGCAAGCGCCTGGCGGAACGCGACGTACTACGCCACATGCCCCAAGCCTTGGTGGTGCGCACCAGTGCATTCTTTAGCCCCTGGGACGAGTACAACTTCGTGTATGCCGCCCTGCGGGCTGCTCATACCAAGCAGGCATTTGAGGCCGCCGATGATGTGCTCATTTCGCCTACCTACGTCCCGGACCTGGTAAACGTAGCCCTGGATCTGCTCATCGACGAGGAGCGCGGCGTGTGGCACCTAGCCAACCAAGGCGCCTATACCTGGGCCGATTTGGCCCGTCTCACCGCCGACATGGCCAGTCTGGATACGTCCTTTGTGGTGCCCCGGTCCATGCAGGCTCTGGGGCTAGCAGCGGCCCGTCCTGCGTACAGCGTACTGGGTAGCCGCCAGGGCAACTTGCTGCCTTCCACGGAGGAGCGCCTGCATACGTGCATTCCAGAAATGCTGGCTGCTATAACCAACTCGGTGGAAGAGCCGATGGCCGTTGCTTCTTAA
- a CDS encoding family 1 glycosylhydrolase — translation MEKVEMWGGIECTIRRVGNGYSDQLVSSGHRTRLEDLDRFAELGIRKLRYPILWEQVAPESLDTPDWTWTDERMNRLRELGIDPIVTLLHHGSGPHYTALHKKNFVSGLARFAGMVAERYPWIKHYTPVNEPLTTARFSGLYGIWYPHGLDDKTFVRIQLNHIKGVKEAMKAIRQVTPDAQLVQTEDLGKTHCTPKLAAQAEYENNRRWLTFDLLCGRLDEQHPLWKYLRQNGASQAELLEMVQHPLPPDVLGINHYITSERFLDENHQYFPHQHLCQSEARVDYADVEAVRVRLVQMTGIHDLLLEAWERYQLPIAVTEVHLDCTREEQMRWVKYIWDAANQLKQEGVDLRAITIWSLLGAYDWNTLLTREGAFYESGVFDLRGGTPRPTALFKMVKSLATEGEYNHPVLRNKGWWERDDRFLYHHHCPTSKTT, via the coding sequence ATGGAAAAAGTAGAAATGTGGGGTGGTATTGAGTGCACCATTCGGCGAGTTGGCAACGGCTATTCCGACCAGCTCGTGAGCAGTGGGCACCGCACCCGGCTCGAAGACTTGGACCGCTTCGCTGAGTTGGGCATCCGCAAGCTGCGCTACCCCATTTTGTGGGAGCAAGTAGCTCCGGAGAGCCTCGATACCCCCGACTGGACCTGGACCGACGAGCGGATGAACCGCCTCCGGGAGCTAGGCATCGACCCCATTGTAACGCTGCTGCACCACGGTAGCGGCCCCCATTACACGGCCCTGCACAAAAAGAACTTTGTATCGGGGCTGGCGCGCTTTGCGGGTATGGTAGCCGAACGCTACCCCTGGATCAAGCACTATACTCCCGTTAACGAGCCCCTTACCACGGCGCGCTTCAGCGGCCTCTACGGTATCTGGTACCCCCACGGCCTCGACGACAAAACGTTTGTACGCATTCAGCTCAACCATATCAAGGGGGTGAAGGAAGCCATGAAGGCTATTCGGCAGGTTACCCCCGATGCCCAGCTGGTACAAACTGAGGACCTAGGTAAAACCCACTGCACGCCCAAGCTGGCGGCGCAGGCCGAGTACGAAAACAACCGCCGCTGGCTCACCTTCGACCTGCTTTGTGGCCGCCTCGACGAGCAGCACCCGCTGTGGAAATATCTGCGCCAAAACGGTGCTTCCCAGGCCGAGCTGCTGGAAATGGTGCAGCATCCGCTACCTCCTGATGTACTGGGCATCAATCACTACATCACCAGTGAGCGGTTTCTGGACGAGAACCACCAGTATTTTCCCCACCAGCACCTGTGCCAAAGCGAGGCTCGCGTGGATTATGCTGATGTAGAAGCCGTGCGCGTGCGCCTAGTGCAGATGACCGGTATTCATGATTTGCTGCTGGAAGCCTGGGAGCGGTACCAGCTGCCCATTGCCGTGACAGAGGTGCATTTAGACTGTACCCGGGAAGAGCAAATGCGCTGGGTAAAGTACATCTGGGACGCGGCCAACCAGCTAAAGCAAGAAGGAGTAGACCTGCGCGCCATTACCATCTGGTCGTTGCTGGGTGCGTATGATTGGAACACGCTGCTCACCCGGGAAGGGGCATTTTACGAAAGTGGCGTGTTCGACCTGCGCGGTGGTACCCCCCGCCCCACGGCCCTGTTCAAGATGGTAAAGAGCCTGGCCACCGAAGGAGAATACAACCACCCCGTACTCCGCAACAAAGGATGGTGGGAGCGAGACGACCGATTTCTCTACCATCACCATTGTCCTACCTCCAAAACCACCTGA
- the glf gene encoding UDP-galactopyranose mutase has translation MFDYLIVGAGFAGSVLAERLATRSNKKVLIVDKRSHIAGNAYDHYNEEGILVHKYGPHIFHTNSKDVFEYLSNFTDWRPYEHRVLASVDGQLVPMPINLDTINKLYGLSLNSFEVEQFLESLAEQVPVIKTSEDVVVSKVGRELYEKFFRNYTRKQWGMDPSELDKSVTSRVPTRTNRDDRYFTDTYQAMPLHGYTRMFERMLDHPNIKVMLNTDYHDIVDFIPFKEMIFTGPVDEYFDFKYGKLPYRSLEFKHETLNQENYLAAPVVNYPNDNLYTRITEFKALTGQKHPKTSIVYEYPKAEGDPYYPVPRLENAELYNKYKKLADETPNVHFVGRLATYKYYNMDQVVAQALTLYKKLTEKPEEAQKVAKPTIIGSASIMEKLVPRDPAKE, from the coding sequence ATGTTCGATTATCTCATCGTCGGAGCCGGGTTTGCCGGCAGTGTATTGGCCGAGCGGCTCGCTACGCGCTCCAATAAAAAAGTACTCATTGTAGATAAGCGCAGCCATATTGCTGGTAACGCCTACGACCACTACAACGAAGAAGGTATCCTGGTCCACAAGTACGGTCCGCACATCTTCCATACCAACTCGAAAGACGTATTCGAGTACCTGTCCAACTTCACCGATTGGCGCCCTTATGAGCACCGCGTACTAGCCTCCGTTGATGGCCAGCTGGTGCCCATGCCCATTAACCTGGATACCATTAACAAGCTCTACGGTTTGTCGCTGAACAGCTTTGAGGTAGAGCAGTTCCTGGAGTCGTTGGCCGAGCAGGTGCCGGTTATCAAGACGTCGGAAGACGTAGTAGTAAGCAAAGTAGGCCGCGAGCTGTACGAAAAGTTTTTCCGCAACTACACCCGCAAGCAGTGGGGCATGGACCCTTCGGAGCTGGATAAATCGGTGACTTCGCGCGTGCCTACCCGCACCAACCGCGACGACCGGTATTTTACCGATACCTATCAGGCCATGCCGCTGCACGGCTACACCCGCATGTTTGAGCGCATGCTGGACCACCCCAACATTAAGGTGATGCTCAACACCGACTACCACGACATCGTCGACTTTATTCCGTTCAAGGAAATGATTTTCACGGGCCCGGTAGACGAATACTTCGACTTCAAGTACGGCAAGCTACCTTACCGCTCCCTGGAGTTCAAGCACGAGACCCTGAACCAGGAAAACTACTTGGCCGCGCCGGTAGTAAACTACCCTAACGACAACCTGTACACGCGCATTACGGAGTTTAAAGCCCTGACCGGCCAGAAGCACCCGAAAACCAGCATCGTGTACGAGTATCCGAAGGCTGAAGGCGACCCGTACTACCCCGTGCCACGCCTCGAAAACGCCGAGCTGTACAACAAGTACAAGAAACTGGCCGACGAAACCCCGAATGTGCACTTTGTAGGCCGCCTTGCTACCTACAAGTACTACAACATGGACCAGGTGGTAGCGCAGGCCCTGACCCTCTACAAGAAACTCACTGAGAAGCCCGAGGAGGCTCAGAAAGTAGCCAAGCCAACCATTATCGGTTCGGCATCCATCATGGAAAAGCTCGTGCCGCGCGACCCCGCTAAGGAATAG